In Phycisphaerae bacterium, the following proteins share a genomic window:
- a CDS encoding sulfite exporter TauE/SafE family protein, producing the protein LLAMCLPKEQFIGTGAWYFLIVNCLKVPPMASLGLINGPSLTFNLMLTPVIAIGAVAGIFLVKYIPQKRFNQAVQLLAAAAAVRLLF; encoded by the coding sequence ACCTGCTGGCGATGTGTCTGCCCAAGGAGCAATTCATCGGGACCGGGGCGTGGTATTTCCTGATCGTCAACTGCCTGAAGGTTCCGCCGATGGCGAGCCTCGGGCTGATCAACGGGCCGTCGCTGACGTTCAACCTGATGCTGACGCCGGTGATCGCGATTGGCGCGGTGGCGGGGATCTTTCTGGTCAAGTACATCCCTCAGAAGCGATTTAATCAGGCGGTCCAACTGCTGGCGGCCGCTGCGGCGGTCAGATTACTTTTCTAG
- a CDS encoding restriction endonuclease subunit R has product MAAIPKKVSERLAKNVGKFQNVLQIAKDRDLNESDTVAIINDMLGEVFGYDKYLEITSEFAVRGTYCDLAVKIDSKIQFLIEVKAVGIDLKENHLRQVVDYGANYGVQWVVLTNGVIWEIYRIRFEQPINYDLVCSINLLTLSPRKAEDQERLFILCKEGLSKDVRGEFYERVQVLNRFTLAALVLSDPVVDVLRRELRKLAPGLKVDQSEISKILLNEVLKRDATEGEEAAKVKARIKKSLGKALPKQKPSPTADNDSPIEKPAGSFSDRLLRQAGTSPVQADGGSQP; this is encoded by the coding sequence ATGGCGGCGATTCCGAAAAAAGTCTCTGAGCGTCTGGCAAAAAACGTGGGTAAGTTCCAGAACGTGCTCCAGATTGCCAAGGACCGGGACCTCAACGAATCGGATACCGTCGCCATCATTAACGACATGCTCGGCGAGGTATTCGGCTACGACAAGTACCTCGAAATCACCAGCGAATTCGCCGTCAGAGGAACCTACTGCGACCTCGCGGTGAAGATCGATAGCAAGATACAGTTTCTCATAGAGGTCAAGGCCGTAGGGATCGACCTCAAAGAAAACCATCTACGCCAGGTGGTGGACTACGGGGCGAACTACGGCGTGCAGTGGGTCGTGCTGACCAACGGGGTGATCTGGGAAATCTACAGGATTCGATTCGAGCAGCCGATAAACTACGATCTCGTCTGCAGCATCAACTTGCTGACGCTCAGCCCGCGCAAAGCCGAAGACCAGGAGAGGCTTTTCATCCTCTGCAAAGAAGGGCTGAGCAAAGACGTCCGAGGGGAATTCTACGAGAGGGTTCAAGTCCTCAACCGCTTCACTCTTGCGGCACTGGTCCTCAGCGATCCGGTGGTCGACGTCCTGAGAAGGGAACTGCGAAAACTGGCCCCAGGGCTGAAAGTCGACCAGTCCGAGATTTCAAAGATACTGCTGAACGAAGTACTCAAGCGAGACGCCACAGAAGGCGAAGAAGCAGCGAAGGTTAAAGCCCGCATCAAAAAGTCTTTGGGTAAGGCCCTGCCAAAACAAAAACCTAGTCCCACTGCCGACAATGACAGCCCTATCGAAAAGCCGGCTGGCTCATTCTCCGACAGGCTTCTCCGTCAAGCCGGAACATCACCCGTCCAGGCGGACGGCGGATCACAGCCGTAG
- a CDS encoding nucleotidyltransferase domain-containing protein, with the protein MVTLRDIERVAHRIAEEVRAERVILFGSHARGAADEQSDVDLLVVAESDEPPFKRSRTIYKLFRPHPFAMDVIVYTPEELEEQAKTPLSFAATVLREGKVVYDRRK; encoded by the coding sequence ATGGTGACGCTCCGGGACATCGAGCGCGTGGCCCATCGAATCGCCGAAGAAGTTCGGGCTGAGCGGGTCATCCTGTTCGGCTCGCACGCCAGGGGCGCCGCCGACGAACAAAGCGACGTCGATCTGCTGGTCGTCGCGGAAAGCGACGAGCCGCCCTTCAAACGCAGCCGTACCATCTACAAGCTCTTCCGCCCCCACCCATTCGCGATGGACGTCATCGTCTACACGCCCGAAGAACTGGAAGAACAGGCCAAAACCCCGCTGTCATTCGCCGCCACGGTCCTGCGCGAGGGGAAGGTGGTCTATGACAGGAGAAAATGA
- a CDS encoding Gfo/Idh/MocA family oxidoreductase has product MQKRDGMNYAAEGRSAPVVGSGEFVFGAVALDHGHIYGMCNGLTEAGATLKWVYDPDPAKVEAFAKKFPRTRIARSEREVLEDGEVRLIAGAAVPSERCALGLRTMDHGKDYFTDKCPFTTLEQLGQAKARAAQTKLKYMVYYSERLHVECAVHAGALIEQGAIGRVVQTIGMGPHRLSAASRPAWFFERDKYGGILCDIGSHQIEQFLHYTGANDATVQHSKVGNYNSPEYPELEDFGDATLVADNGATGYFRVDWLTPNGVRAFGDGRTFILGTEGFIELRKYTELAREDERDVLYLANHEGEQRMSLSGKVGYPFFGKLILDCLNRTEEAMTQAHAFKAGELCLIAQQQAVRVA; this is encoded by the coding sequence ATGCAGAAGAGAGACGGCATGAACTATGCCGCGGAAGGCAGATCGGCGCCGGTGGTCGGGTCCGGGGAGTTCGTTTTCGGGGCGGTCGCCCTGGATCACGGGCATATCTATGGCATGTGCAACGGTTTGACGGAGGCTGGGGCGACGCTCAAGTGGGTCTACGATCCGGACCCAGCCAAGGTCGAGGCGTTCGCCAAGAAGTTTCCGCGGACCAGGATCGCCCGGAGCGAACGGGAAGTGCTGGAGGACGGCGAGGTGCGGTTGATCGCCGGAGCGGCGGTGCCGTCGGAGCGGTGTGCTCTGGGTTTGCGGACGATGGACCACGGCAAGGATTACTTCACCGACAAGTGCCCGTTCACCACGCTCGAACAACTTGGCCAGGCGAAGGCCAGGGCGGCTCAGACGAAGCTCAAGTACATGGTTTACTACAGCGAGCGGTTGCACGTCGAGTGCGCCGTGCACGCCGGCGCGCTGATCGAGCAGGGGGCGATCGGCCGGGTGGTTCAGACGATCGGCATGGGTCCGCACCGCCTGAGCGCGGCTTCGCGGCCGGCGTGGTTCTTCGAGAGGGACAAGTACGGCGGCATTCTGTGCGATATCGGCAGCCATCAGATCGAGCAGTTCCTGCACTACACGGGCGCCAACGACGCGACCGTTCAGCACAGTAAGGTGGGCAACTACAACAGCCCGGAGTATCCGGAGCTTGAGGATTTCGGCGACGCGACGCTGGTGGCCGACAATGGGGCGACGGGCTACTTCCGCGTGGACTGGCTGACGCCCAACGGCGTGCGGGCCTTCGGCGACGGCCGGACGTTCATCCTCGGGACGGAGGGTTTCATCGAGCTGCGCAAGTACACCGAACTGGCCCGCGAGGACGAGCGAGACGTGCTGTACCTGGCCAACCACGAAGGCGAACAGCGGATGAGCCTGTCGGGCAAGGTGGGCTATCCGTTCTTCGGCAAGCTCATCCTCGACTGCCTCAACCGCACGGAAGAGGCGATGACCCAGGCCCACGCGTTCAAGGCGGGCGAGCTGTGCCTGATCGCCCAGCAGCAGGCGGTGCGGGTGGCCTAG
- a CDS encoding phosphatidylserine/phosphatidylglycerophosphate/cardiolipin synthase family protein gives MMPFVLKRPNGLVMRVAALVLGVAAGAIGSCSGFPETIDPALVFGPGDINELLDLHTDSHVDAGCSVEIIADNDRAFEAACELIRTAQDHINVETLYFGDDEGLDRDIAREFIALLAERVAAGVAVNVVVDAVAQGLFSKPALLDELEAAGVCLRRYAPPADKVLLDQVLYRTHKKILIVDGLRALAGGRNMGFHYFGHGQWRDTSVLLTGPAVATLQREFARDWQALGGEVGDEARWFPVLAATGPVNLRLIDHRPAEDDFDLNTAVFLAVRSATARIDIATPNLNPPGWLADELAAAVGRGVRVGILTNSEANGESPSVWAAYAFWFKPLSDAGVGIHFWDRPGCKLHAKTLVVDDRLAIVGSHNFNCRSVAWDAENAVVFTDPAEVAEVAAMLESDFADPDVWEVDSAWLDAELAERGEFWEFAHQFGWLFKSAEEGP, from the coding sequence ATGATGCCTTTTGTGCTCAAGCGGCCAAACGGACTGGTGATGCGGGTTGCGGCGCTGGTTCTCGGCGTTGCGGCTGGGGCGATCGGTTCGTGCAGCGGGTTTCCGGAGACGATCGATCCGGCGTTGGTTTTCGGGCCCGGCGATATCAACGAACTGCTCGACTTGCACACCGACTCCCACGTGGACGCTGGGTGTTCGGTCGAGATCATCGCCGACAACGACCGAGCGTTCGAGGCCGCCTGCGAACTGATTCGCACGGCGCAGGACCACATTAACGTCGAGACGCTGTACTTCGGCGACGACGAGGGCTTGGATCGCGACATCGCCCGCGAGTTCATCGCTCTGCTGGCTGAGCGGGTGGCGGCCGGCGTGGCGGTCAACGTGGTTGTCGATGCGGTCGCCCAGGGCCTCTTCAGCAAGCCGGCACTGCTCGATGAATTGGAGGCGGCGGGCGTTTGCCTTCGGCGGTACGCTCCGCCCGCGGACAAGGTGTTGCTCGATCAGGTCCTGTATCGGACGCACAAGAAGATCCTGATCGTCGACGGACTGCGGGCCCTGGCGGGCGGCCGCAATATGGGCTTTCACTACTTCGGCCACGGCCAGTGGCGCGACACCAGCGTGCTGCTGACGGGCCCAGCCGTGGCGACTCTCCAGCGGGAGTTCGCCCGCGACTGGCAGGCTCTCGGCGGCGAAGTCGGCGACGAGGCTCGATGGTTTCCAGTCCTCGCTGCGACGGGGCCGGTCAACCTTCGCCTGATCGATCACCGCCCGGCGGAGGATGACTTTGACCTCAACACAGCCGTCTTTCTCGCGGTCCGGTCGGCGACGGCGCGGATCGACATCGCGACGCCGAACCTCAACCCGCCCGGCTGGCTGGCCGATGAGCTGGCCGCCGCCGTCGGCAGGGGGGTTCGGGTGGGGATACTGACCAATTCCGAGGCCAACGGCGAGTCACCCTCGGTCTGGGCGGCCTACGCGTTCTGGTTCAAGCCGCTGAGTGACGCGGGCGTCGGCATCCACTTCTGGGATCGCCCGGGCTGCAAGCTGCACGCCAAGACGCTGGTGGTTGACGACCGGCTGGCCATCGTCGGCTCGCACAATTTCAACTGCCGCAGCGTCGCGTGGGACGCTGAGAACGCGGTGGTCTTCACCGATCCCGCCGAGGTCGCCGAGGTCGCGGCCATGCTGGAAAGCGACTTCGCCGATCCGGATGTGTGGGAAGTCGATTCGGCGTGGCTCGACGCCGAACTGGCGGAGCGCGGGGAGTTCTGGGAGTTCGCCCATCAGTTCGGTTGGCTCTTCAAGTCGGCGGAAGAGGGTCCGTGA